TCAAAAAGAATATGCGAGcttttttaacgagatacaaaattCTTCAGTAAATCTCAAACAAACCAGAGAACTTCTACAACTGAAGACACTCCTTGAGGAAACAAAGGCAACGCTGCTACGTAATGTGGATCAAATAGCCACTGTGAAGAATACAATCAGACAACAAAAGACCTCGCTACAAGATATGAAGATTAAACAAAACTGCATAAACTACACAAAAATAACACTAATAAAGGAACCAGAAAACTATGACATTGGAGACAATCATCATGCCCACAACTGTTATTTATGTAAGCCAATAACTACTTGTTATATATGCGAAAATCCACCTATTGGTAAGATTATTAGGGAAGCAGTTGCCGCAGGAACTGCAGCTGGAGTAGTTGTCTCAGCAGCAGTAAAATCACAAGCAGGAGTtgtagcaggagcagcaacaggagcagcagctgcAGTAGTGACTGGGATCCACAAAGGAATTGGGACATACAGAGAAAACCCAAAATGCCTCATTCCTCTGAATGGAATATGTGGTGAAAATAATTGCTATCATGACCTAAAGGATCACAAAAAGGAAACAAAGCCGTATAAAACAACTGAGACTTACGAAACGCATACTGATATATATGAGAAGAAAAGATATGATAAATTAAAGGAAGAGATACTTAAATTAACACGAAAGATTCAGCACGATGAAGAAGCCCTTGGCATTCTGAAGGATAATCTGGAAACCGATGTCGAGGATTTGGTGAAGCATTGCAGAAATATATCTAAACTGAGCCTGAGATGCAGGGCTCTGAATCCTGAATCTATTATAGAAGAAATGCTCGAGGAACATAGAGACAATGTCCACAAAGTTGAGGTCCTGAAGACTCTGAAGGTGAAAGACTGCGCCATGATGAGCTAGATATACACGACGAACTGGATAAATGAAGGATGATAGCAGCGGACCAACTGAGAAAGAGGATAATAGCAGCGGACCAACTGAGAAAGAGGATGATAGCAGCGGACCAACTGAGAAAGAGGATGATAGCAGCGGACCAACTGAGAAAGAGGATGACAGCAGCGGACCAACTGAGAAAGAGGATGATAGCAGCGGACCAACTGAGAAAGAGGATGATAGCAGCGGACCAACTGAGAAAGAGGATGATAGCAGCAGACCAACTGAGAAAGAGGATGATATATAGAGACCAGCTGAGAAAAAAGGGGAAAAAATAGATAAGAGACCAGCTGAGAAAAAAGGGGAATAGATAAGAAACCAGCTGAGAAA
The Procambarus clarkii isolate CNS0578487 chromosome 60, FALCON_Pclarkii_2.0, whole genome shotgun sequence genome window above contains:
- the LOC123766866 gene encoding uncharacterized protein isoform X1, coding for METSQPKQSFIASSCTQVHEEKGLITYQINSETIHDDDENKIRVMTIGPMNNQPIKAVLLLGETGAGKTQLVNAMVNYLFGVQLEDNFRFQLKDEIENDGLRQIESQTEYITAYIVYHQEGMAWNSNYMLIDTPGFGDTRENDKKIQGNRIRFFLSNSYHINDLNCFGLVVKANQNRNTNWQMEMLKEYASILSGDIANITQILATFASDEPLVKGLLEHAGIQFVNLYKIDNELLYAPHDDDSARHAYVQYKWKRTQKEYASFFNEIQNSSVNLKQTRELLQLKTLLEETKATLLRNVDQIATVKNTIRQQKTSLQDMKIKQNCINYTKITLIKEPENYDIGDNHHAHNCYLCKPITTCYICENPPIGKIIREAVAAGTAAGVVVSAAVKSQAGVVAGAATGAAAAVVTGIHKGIGTYRENPKCLIPLNGICGENNCYHDLKDHKKETKPYKTTETYETHTDIYEKKRYDKLKEEILKLTRKIQHDEEALGILKDNLETDVEDLVKHCRNISKLSLRCRALNPESIIEEMLEEHRDNVHKVEVLKTLKVKDCAMMS